In Pyxicephalus adspersus chromosome 12, UCB_Pads_2.0, whole genome shotgun sequence, a genomic segment contains:
- the HJV gene encoding hemojuvelin encodes MGRPTTKCLLLRTLHSVLLKTVVLLFFCEHVNAQCKIVKCNTEYVAAISNAKPSNKNMVYCNALRSYSQCTRNTARTCRGDLVYHSAVHIIEDRMIQFNCSKVGPTNPPRRQPPPPPPDGPMKQACDFEKVYQEKHGSEPRYVHCGVFGDPHVRTFGGDFQTCSVKGSWPLLDNEYLFVQATSLPVSSYSNATITSKLTIIFKNMKQCIDQKVYQAEVGNMPAAFDDGSVNGGRRAGGSSLTIHEREPGKYIEIQAAYIGTTIRIRQLDKQLSFSLRMAEEISQAFPEEQDLQLCVGGCPSGQWISRTKDLSRTTGMDLEMARSLCGEKLTIEDVYFQSCVFDLMASGNGNLTDAAYHALEDAKDFHPEPGTLHIFSRGERGAQLSVAALFLLCCCLLVWMS; translated from the exons ATGGGTAGACCGACCACAAAGTGTCTTCTGTTGAGAACTCTACACAGCGTCCTCCTCAAGACGGTGGTGCTTCTGTTTTTCTGTGAACACG TgaatgcacagtgcaagatcgtaAAATGTAACACAGAATATGTTGCCGCCATATCCAACGCAAAGCCCTCCAACAAGAACATGGTGTACTGCAACGCCCTGCGCTCCTATTCCCAGTGCACCCGTAACACGGCTCGGACCTGCCGAGGGGACCTGGTTTACCACTCAGCCGTACACATCATTGAGGACCGCATGATCCAGTTCAACTGTTCCAAGGTGGGACCCACCAATCCTCCAAGGAGGCagcctccacctcctcctccagaTGGACCCATGAAACAAGCCTGTGATTTTGAGAAGGTCTACCAGGAGAAACATGGAAGTGAACCCAGATATGTGCACTGTGGGGTCTTTGGGGACCCACATGTACGGACTTTCGGTGGTGACTTCCAAACCTGCAGTGTAAAGGGGTCATGGCCTCTTTTAgacaatgaatatttatttgttcaaGCCACCAGCTTACCGGTGTCCTCCTACTCCAATGCTACGATAACAAGcaag CTAACAATTATCTTCAAGAACATGAAGCAGTGCATCGACCAGAAGGTCTACCAGGCAGAAGTTGGCAATATGCCTGCGGCATTTGACGATGGGTCTGTGAATGGGGGCCGGAGAGCAGGTGGAAGCAGCTTGACCATCCATGAGAGGGAGCCTGGGAAATACATTGAAATCCAGGCGGCGTATATTGGCACCACTATCCGCATACGACAGCTGGACAAGCAGTTGTCCTTCTCCTTACGTATGGCTGAAGAGATCTCACAGGCCTTTCCAGAGGAGCAAGACCTGCAGCTCTGTGTTGGTGGCTGCCCATCGGGCCAGTGGATATCTAGAACTAAGGACCTCAGTAGAACAACGGGCATGGACCTGGAGATGGCCAGAAGCCTGTGTGGGGAGAAACTGACTATAGAAGATGTTTACTTTCAGTCTTGTGTGTTCGACCTGATGGCATCAGGAAATGGCAATTTGACGGACGCGGCTTACCATGCCTTAGAAGATGCCAAGGATTTTCACCCCGAGCCTGGAACATTACATATATTCAGCAGGGGGGAGAGAGGAGCTCAATTATCTGTTGCTGCCCTTTTTCTGCTCTGTTGCTGCTTGCTGGTGTGGATGAGCTGA